Genomic window (Daucus carota subsp. sativus chromosome 5, DH1 v3.0, whole genome shotgun sequence):
ttgttttgtatattttacGATAGCATATCTACTTCATAGatatcttttcatatttttgctCTTCTGATTTTAAGGTTGTGTAAAAAATTTAGGTGATCGAAATCTTGGATTTGTATCTggtttgttaattttgtttggaTTATTGTGTAGATCAGGTCGAGTTTGTAACCCTTTTCCGAATTTTTTTGACATGCTTTTGTCTTTGCCGTAATTTTGTTATGGTTGGccgtaatattattttgaaatcgtgttcttggtgttcttgattgTGTGGGTTGTTAAGTGTGTGCTTGATCTTCTATattaatagttttaattttgtaacATGGTTTTAGGTGCatgtaacattttattttatttatgtcattgttattatataatacatacatTTTTAAATCGGAAAAGAATCTAATTTGGTATGTTTAGCATTAGATTGTgctaatttatcatttaatttgaTGTTTCATATTGCATGTGCTAATATTATGGCTAATTTGtgatatttcaaatttcttgcaGGTTAAATactctttatgaatatttattatcttttatGAGAGTCGTCATTGATGActttattgtgcctttaatGGCTTTTAGTACCTTTTTGGTTGTCATTTTATGGCTTGTGTTACCATTGTGATGGTCattatatatgattgatatatatatatatatatatatatatatatatataattatgttttcaTCTCTATTATGTTATTActcgattaaatattttaattttatgagtctaaccaaaggattttcctttggttagatttctcttgttagttttaattatatttttttatttttttatttgtactcTATTAAATATGTAcgctcttttcttttttgttttcattagatttattatttttttacattaatgaaatttatatatatatatatataacatatatatatatatatatataacatatatgattttcttgtatattgatttatgttttgttttgtttgtttctctTTTCAGGATACTTTGGAGCGAGCTTTCCTTGTGGGTATTCTTTTCTaattcatttaagctttattgtctaaatgtccggagttatgcttgcatgactttcggttagatgataaactttcttgaaagaaagaaatcccGGATGCAGTTTATTGTATTTCATCCGTaggatgatcaatttcatccgtaggaaggttcttggcggtaggaagccgcaagagaagttgtatgatgatgggtagtagtcgttagttttgtaagttatgatgaaaagtgtatgtgactattggtgatgatagacaatggtggcaagtcatagaaacgtctggtaatggtggtaagaggtccattattacgatttgggtgaagatgatggtcatatacgttgcatatatgtatgtatatatatatatttatttatttatattcgcgagatatgctatatttaaattagtaatatgttatgtacaaattagtgatttctgtagttaaaaatagtgataaaaaactgtccaaaAACTggattttagtttttaggctaatttggtttctattggagtaggaatctatatatatatatatatatatatatatatatatatataggctcatgatcaaatagaaatcactcttaaaatgaaaactagaaaccaatacaagttagtgacaTTCTTAGTACAATTTACTGATAttttctttaggatttagtgatctgtgttgcaggaattagtgaaaacttgcagaaactgcCCAAAAACTCCAGATTTGTTCGAGATCTCCAGATCTGTTGATGTTtttgattcagatggtggtgacggtggtggagatggtggagttgaaggtggagatggacgaaggatgattgtagcggaggtctgggcggcttgaagtagggggtcggagcgttgccggaatagtggcggctccgctgCGTTTTGAAGTTaagccgaggtggagaaagaagtatgaacggggttgaaggaggttgaagcagcgaccaagatggggctggtgaagatggaggtcgagattgtgttgttagagaaataatggaggtggagatggaagtGGTGGTTTTGGAGGGGGCGGGCTACAtaaaggtggtggtggttatggaggaggcgGGGAaggaggtggtggcagtggcggatgtggaggtggggttggtgaagatggaagtggagatggggttatttaagaatttagtggtatttgttttaggatttagtgatattccagcttggtttttagtttgtagaataaggaggtctctattggagtaagactatatatatatatatatatatatagtgggtAACCAGTTACGTAACTGGTAACTAAGTAACTTCTAATCTTAACCATTAGATATTACATGCAGATGAGTTATGCTGGTACGCGAAGCAGAGGAGCCGTGCGACAGTTACCACGCCTAACCTAATTACTACAGAGTAATCCATATcctaatctatttaattttatcggattcggatcggatcggatgaGGAGTcagatattttacaagtcaatccatatccggtTCATTCGAATCATGGATAATCGAATCGGATCTCTGATCCACTAAAATTtacgaaatatattttttcaccgtgCACAATGTTTTAACCTTccacaaagaaaaaaaagtgatattttctagctatattaTTAATTCATGAGTTTTAACATAACAAGCACAAAAAAGAACTAATAAAGCAGTAAAGTAAAG
Coding sequences:
- the LOC135152838 gene encoding uncharacterized protein LOC135152838, encoding MDSKAKIHIGVPNETKIVQKILHLAGKAFKDFKEKLEAHEEQYRKIQVTNNLQLNEKELVKTCRNCPKTPDLFEISRSVDVFDSDGGDGGGDGGVEGGDGRRMIVAERNNGGGDGSGGFGGGGLHKGGGGYGGGGEGGGGSGGCGGGVGEDGSGDGVI